From the genome of Oxyura jamaicensis isolate SHBP4307 breed ruddy duck chromosome 2, BPBGC_Ojam_1.0, whole genome shotgun sequence, one region includes:
- the KLHL40 gene encoding kelch-like protein 40 produces MGLPFDQVEELRLYQQTLLQDGLKDMLDHNKFLDCVLKVKGKEFPCHRLVLAACSPYFRAMFLSDMEESKKKEVSLEDVDPDVMGKILHYIYTSELEITEQNVQDIFSVANMFQIPSIFTVCVSFLQKRLCLSNCLAIFRLGLMLDCARLAVAARDFICDRFALVSRDEEFYQLSPDELIAIISSDSLNIEKEETVFEVVMKWVGTKDRESRQKALPVIFESIRFRLMSKDYIKDHVEKHAVVKSSPELLKKLQMVKDAQQGKFTVVKKKKVKKSSEKQAKDNIVNGAVEEEEDAEEDALPGILNDTMRFGMFLQDLIFMVSDSGAVAYDPTANECYFASLSAQIPKNHVSLVTKENQIFIVGGLYYNEDSKEDPMSSYFLQYDHLDADWLGMPPLPSPRCLFGLGEAENSIFVVGGKELKEGEKTLDSVLCYDRLSFKWGEADSLPYAVYGHAVVSHKDLVYVIGGKGSDKKCLKKMCVYNPNKFEWKELAPMKTARSLFGATVHKDKIYVAAGVTDSGLTNSVEVYDIATNKWDTFTEFPQERSSVSLVSLAGVLYLLGGFATVETESGELVPTELNDVWRYDEEQKKWEGVLREIQYASGATFLPVRLNVLRLTKM; encoded by the exons ATGGGTTTGCCTTTCGATCAAGTGGAAGAACTGCGTCTCTACCAGCAAACTCTCCTCCAGGATGGACTCAAGGACATGTTGGACCACAATAAGTTTCTGGACTGTGTCTTGAAAGTCAAGGGGAAGGAGTTTCCCTGCCATCggctggtgctggcagcttGCAGCCCATATTTCCGGGCAATGTTCCTCTCAGACATGGAAGAGAGCAAGAAGAAGGAGGTCAGCTTGGAAGATGTTGATCCAGATGTCATGGGCAAGATCCTCCATTATATCTACACCTCTGAGCTGGAGATCACAGAGCAGAATGTCCAGGACATCTTCTCCGTGGCCAACATGTTCCAGATCCCCTCCATCTTCACCGTCTGTGTGTCCTTCTTGCAGAAGCGGCTTTGCCTCAGCAATTGCTTGGCCATCTTCAGGCTGGGCTTGATGCTGGATTGTGCCCGGCTGGCCGTGGCAGCTCGGGATTTCATCTGCGATCGCTTTGCGCTGGTCTCGCGGGATGAGGAGTTCTACCAGCTCTCACCTGACGAGCTCATTGCCATCATCTCCAGTGACTCCCTCAACATCGAGAAAGAGGAGACTGTCTTTGAAGTGGTGATGAAGTGGGTGGGGACCAAGGACCGTGAGAGCAGGCAGAAGGCCCTGCCTGTCATCTTTGAAAGCATCCGCTTCCGCCTCATGTCCAAGGACTACATCAAGGACCACGTGGAGAAGCACGCCGTGGTGAAGtccagcccagagctgctcaAGAAACTGCAGATGGTGAAGGATGCCCAGCAAGGCAAATTCACTGTggtgaagaagaagaaagtgaaaaaaagcagtgaaaagcaagcaaaagacAACATTGTCAATGGAGCagtagaggaggaggaagatgcaGAGGAGGATGCCCTTCCAGGGATCCTAAATGACACGATGCGCTTTGGCATGTTCCTCCAGGACCTCATTTTCATGGTCAGTGACAGTGGAGCAGTGGCCTATGACCCCACTGCCAACGAGTGCTATTTTGCCTCCCTGTCTGCTCAAATCCCCAAGAACCACGTCAGTCTGGTGACCAAAGAGAATCAGATCTTCATTGTTGGAGGACTGTACTACAACGAGGACAGCAAGGAGGATCCCATGAGCTCCTACTTCCTTCAG TATGACCATCTGGACGCAGACTGGCTGGGCAtgccccccctgccctcccctcgCTGCCTCTTTGGCCTGGGAGAGGCAGAAAACTCCATTTTTGTGGTCGGAGGGAAAGAActgaaggagggagagaagaccTTGGATTCGGTCCTGTGCTACGACCGGCT GTCCTTCAAGTGGGGTGAAGCCGATTCCCTCCCCTACGCGGTCTACGGCCACGCGGTGGTGTCGCACAAGGACCTCGTCTACGTCATTGGTGGCAAAGGAAGTGACAA GAAGTGCCTGAAGAAGATGTGTGTCTACAACCCCAACAAGTTTGAGTGGAAGGAGCTGGCTCCCATGAAAACTGCCCGCTCGCTGTTCGGAGCCACGGTGCACAAAGACAAAATCTACGTGGCGGCTGGTGTGACCGACTCTGGCTTGACCAACTCGGTGGAAGTGTACGACATCGCGACCAACAA GTGGGACACCTTCACCGAGTTCCCGCAGGAGCGCAGCTCCGTCAGCCTGGTGAGCCTGGCTGGGGTGCTCTACCTGCTCGGGGGCTTTGCCACGGTGGAGACGGAGTCAGGAGAGCTGGTGCCAACGGAGCTGAACGACGTTTGGAG ATACGACGAAGAGCAGAAGAAGTGGGAAGGGGTCCTCCGGGAGATCCAGTACGCCTCTGGTGCCACCTTCCTTCCCGTGCGCCTCAACGTTTTGCGGCTAACGAAGATGTAG
- the HHATL gene encoding protein-cysteine N-palmitoyltransferase HHAT-like protein isoform X1 produces MGVKTTLPSYELGFYALAVTCAVVYSGSGIFEASRDSANRKAFRDGIKPGWHYFGRKMDAADFEWVMWFTSFRNVIIFALSGHVLFAKICSMTVPQHRAVVYMLYGVLAVLGSMGLVYLMIILSHCLVLYSVALAKQKWLCYVAGLCCLASFKLEPFSSWQSGFVTGAFDLQDVLFYGGCGFTIMRCMSFALESSERKEGIYSIFDLLKYNFYLPFFFFGPVMTFDQFHAQVSTRELRRKDDEMRNIRLHALLHVGAVIAVDIFFHFFYILTLPSDLKFMNRLSDWSLAGLAYSNLVYDWVKAAVMFGVTNTIARLDHLDPPQPPKCITMLYVFAETHFDRGINDWLCKYVYDHIGENHDNIIKELIATIATFAVTTLWLGPCEIVYVWSVFNCFGLNFELWVQKFFQWEPFAKLEAKMSAAMSRRIRAAFGAVNFWAIVLYNILALNSLEFALLVTKRLLLTGFPVSTLSIWFITYCGVQLIKERERILAIEEEKCDKAKAE; encoded by the exons ATGGGGGTTAAAACCACGCTCCCCAGCTACGAGCTGGGGTTTTACGCTCTCGCTGTGACCTGTGCCGTGGTGTACAGCGGCAGCGGCATCTTCGAGGCATCCAGAG ACAGCGCGAACAGAAAGGCTTTTCGGGACGGCATAAAGCCCGGCTGGCACTACTTTGGCAGGAAGATG GATGCGGCCGATTTCGAGTGGGTGATGTGGTTCACCTCGTTCCGGAACGTCATCATCTTTGCCCTCTCGGGACACGTCCTCTTCGCcaagatctgctccatgacGGTGCCGCAG CACCGGGCCGTGGTGTACATGCTGTACGGGGTCCTGGCCGTGCTGGGCAGCATGGGGCTCGTCTACCTGATGATCATCCTCTCCCACTGCCTTGTCCTCTACTCTGTCGCGCTGGCCAAGCAGAAGTGGCTCTGCTACgtggctgggctctgctgcctcgCCTCCTTCAAGCTGGAGCCCTTCAGCTCCTGGCAG AGCGGGTTTGTAACGGGAGCTTTTGATCTTCAAGATGTCCTCTTCTACGGAGGCTGCGGCTTCACCATCATGCGCTGCATGAGCTTCGCGCTCGAGAGCTCCGAGAGGAAGGAGGGCATCTACTCCATCTTCGACCTCCTCAAGTACAACTTCTACctccccttcttcttcttcgGGCCCGTCATGACGTTTGACCAGTTTCATGCCCAG GTAAGCACCCGAGAGCTGAGGCGCAAGGACGACGAGATGAGGAACATCCGGCTCCATGCCCTCCTCCACGTGGGGGCCGTCATCGCTGTGGACATCTTCTTCCACTTCTTCTACATCCTCACCCTCCCTTCGGACCTGAAGTTCATGAACCGCCTCTCGGACTGGTCCCTGG CTGGCCTGGCCTACTCCAATTTGGTGTATGACTGGGTGAAAGCTGCTGTTATGTTTGGGGTCACCAACACCATTGCCAGATTGGACCACTTggaccctccccagccccccaaaTGCATCACCATGCTCTACGTCTTTGCAGAAAC GCATTTTGACAGAGGGATTAATGACTGGCTATGCAA GTACGTGTATGACCACATTGGAGAGAACCACGACAACATCATCAAGGAGCTCATCGCCACCATTGCCACGTTTGCCGTCACCACCCTATGGTTGGGACCCTGTGAGATTGTTTATGTCTGGTCTGTCTTCAACTGTTTTGGCCTCAACTTCGAGCTCTGGGTGCAGAAGTTCTTCCAGTGGGAGCCCTTCGCCAAGCTCGAG GCCAAGATGTCAGCAGCCATGTCTCGGCGGATTAGGGCGGCTTTTGGGGCGGTGAATTTCTGGGCCATCGTCCTCTACAACATCCTGGCCCTCAACAGCCTGGAGTTTGCACTGCTGGTCACCAAGAGACTGCTCCTGACAG GTTTCCCTGTCAGCACCTTGTCCATCTGGTTCATCACCTACTGCGGAGTGCAGCTCATCAAAGAGCGAGAACGCATCCTGGCCATCGAGGAGGAGAAGTGTGACAAAGCCAAGGCAGAGTAG
- the HHATL gene encoding protein-cysteine N-palmitoyltransferase HHAT-like protein isoform X2, protein MGVKTTLPSYELGFYALAVTCAVVYSGSGIFEASRDSANRKAFRDGIKPGWHYFGRKMDAADFEWVMWFTSFRNVIIFALSGHVLFAKICSMTVPQHRAVVYMLYGVLAVLGSMGLVYLMIILSHCLVLYSVALAKQKWLCYVAGLCCLASFKLEPFSSWQSGFVTGAFDLQDVLFYGGCGFTIMRCMSFALESSERKEGIYSIFDLLKYNFYLPFFFFGPVMTFDQFHAQVSTRELRRKDDEMRNIRLHALLHVGAVIAVDIFFHFFYILTLPSDLKFMNRLSDWSLAGLAYSNLVYDWVKAAVMFGVTNTIARLDHLDPPQPPKCITMLYVFAETHFDRGINDWLCKYVYDHIGENHDNIIKELIATIATFAVTTLWLGPCEIVYVWSVFNCFGLNFELWVQKFFQWEPFAKLEAKMSAAMSRRIRAAFGAVNFWAIVLYNILALNSLEFALLVTKRLLLTGFPVSTLSIWFITYCGVQLIKERERILAIEEEKCDKAKAE, encoded by the exons ATGGGGGTTAAAACCACGCTCCCCAGCTACGAGCTGGGGTTTTACGCTCTCGCTGTGACCTGTGCCGTGGTGTACAGCGGCAGCGGCATCTTCGAGGCATCCAGAG ACAGCGCGAACAGAAAGGCTTTTCGGGACGGCATAAAGCCCGGCTGGCACTACTTTGGCAGGAAGATG GATGCGGCCGATTTCGAGTGGGTGATGTGGTTCACCTCGTTCCGGAACGTCATCATCTTTGCCCTCTCGGGACACGTCCTCTTCGCcaagatctgctccatgacGGTGCCGCAG CACCGGGCCGTGGTGTACATGCTGTACGGGGTCCTGGCCGTGCTGGGCAGCATGGGGCTCGTCTACCTGATGATCATCCTCTCCCACTGCCTTGTCCTCTACTCTGTCGCGCTGGCCAAGCAGAAGTGGCTCTGCTACgtggctgggctctgctgcctcgCCTCCTTCAAGCTGGAGCCCTTCAGCTCCTGGCAG AGCGGGTTTGTAACGGGAGCTTTTGATCTTCAAGATGTCCTCTTCTACGGAGGCTGCGGCTTCACCATCATGCGCTGCATGAGCTTCGCGCTCGAGAGCTCCGAGAGGAAGGAGGGCATCTACTCCATCTTCGACCTCCTCAAGTACAACTTCTACctccccttcttcttcttcgGGCCCGTCATGACGTTTGACCAGTTTCATGCCCAGGTGA GCACCCGAGAGCTGAGGCGCAAGGACGACGAGATGAGGAACATCCGGCTCCATGCCCTCCTCCACGTGGGGGCCGTCATCGCTGTGGACATCTTCTTCCACTTCTTCTACATCCTCACCCTCCCTTCGGACCTGAAGTTCATGAACCGCCTCTCGGACTGGTCCCTGG CTGGCCTGGCCTACTCCAATTTGGTGTATGACTGGGTGAAAGCTGCTGTTATGTTTGGGGTCACCAACACCATTGCCAGATTGGACCACTTggaccctccccagccccccaaaTGCATCACCATGCTCTACGTCTTTGCAGAAAC GCATTTTGACAGAGGGATTAATGACTGGCTATGCAA GTACGTGTATGACCACATTGGAGAGAACCACGACAACATCATCAAGGAGCTCATCGCCACCATTGCCACGTTTGCCGTCACCACCCTATGGTTGGGACCCTGTGAGATTGTTTATGTCTGGTCTGTCTTCAACTGTTTTGGCCTCAACTTCGAGCTCTGGGTGCAGAAGTTCTTCCAGTGGGAGCCCTTCGCCAAGCTCGAG GCCAAGATGTCAGCAGCCATGTCTCGGCGGATTAGGGCGGCTTTTGGGGCGGTGAATTTCTGGGCCATCGTCCTCTACAACATCCTGGCCCTCAACAGCCTGGAGTTTGCACTGCTGGTCACCAAGAGACTGCTCCTGACAG GTTTCCCTGTCAGCACCTTGTCCATCTGGTTCATCACCTACTGCGGAGTGCAGCTCATCAAAGAGCGAGAACGCATCCTGGCCATCGAGGAGGAGAAGTGTGACAAAGCCAAGGCAGAGTAG